The following proteins are encoded in a genomic region of Oreochromis aureus strain Israel breed Guangdong linkage group 8, ZZ_aureus, whole genome shotgun sequence:
- the LOC116335122 gene encoding cytochrome c oxidase subunit NDUFA4-like encodes MSSFFGVVAKQVKSHPALIPLFIFISGGATMSVLALTRAALKNPDVSWDHKNNPEPWNKMEPNQQYKLLAVNMDYSKLKKDRPDF; translated from the exons ATGTCATCATTCTTTGGGGTCGTCGCCAAGCAGGTTAAGAGCCACCCAGCT CTGATCCCCCTGTTCATCTTCATAAGTGGAGGGGCAACCATGAGTGTGTTGGCCCTGACCAGGGCGGCTCTGAAAAACCCAGACGTGTC ATGGGATCACAAGAACAACCCTGAACCTTGGAACAAAATGGAGCCCAATCAGCAGTACAAA cttCTTGCAGTAAACATGGACTACTCCAAACTGAAGAAGGACAGGCCAGACTTCTAA